The Cynocephalus volans isolate mCynVol1 chromosome 2, mCynVol1.pri, whole genome shotgun sequence genome window below encodes:
- the SEC61G gene encoding protein transport protein Sec61 subunit gamma yields the protein MDQVMQFVEPSRQFVKDSIRLVKRCTKPDRKEFQKIAMATAIGFAIMGFIGFFVKLIHIPINNIIVGG from the exons ATGGATCAGGTAATGCAGTTCGTTGAGCCAAGTCGGCAGTTTGTGAAAGACTCTATTCGGCTGGTTAAGAGATGCACCAAACCTGATAGAAAAG AATTCCAGAAGATTGCCATGGCAACAGCAATAGGATTTGCTATAATGGGATTCATTGGCTTCTTTGTGAAATTGATCCATATTCCTATTAATAACATCATTGT TGGTGGCTGA